One segment of Zonotrichia albicollis isolate bZonAlb1 chromosome 4, bZonAlb1.hap1, whole genome shotgun sequence DNA contains the following:
- the PROSER2 gene encoding proline and serine-rich protein 2: MPRNLLVDPPEMASETSPEHTHGSMERAGTVENHGSQARCRNLALDDESLKYLTHEEQDVLMFFEETIDALEDDLEEMALRDSGIHCQSPRSTEENVSSHSETEDIIDLVQSTPEGSDHEGPSSRDTAPVLDAPGRAESPQPAVPAALPPLPSAPPPAVSESLPLPPPPPAPVQHPKLLRSVPTPLIVAQQMSEQQQGESRARFPGALGAGNPDRRKGPVANGEHCPAAKHPPAPAPKLHRFPSNINITNVSGKEFSETISKAAVNVQERRAQVLANINGGALLAAELEERLHKNDFLSRNRSSSLRDLSSEQTRYEALTKLGLVKGKPAQDQVDHAPSTQQPDVQPKQPEAVTNGYQNINEILKSEPSPFLPMGKTVTIRPEVALATNKVSSPQQSTEKSCSDYKQAGVSLDMRRRSGSLPRPPGFRSQGITVKFSGRGSTEEARREALRKLGLLKETA, translated from the exons ATGCCCAGGAATCTCCTGGTGGATCCTCCTGAAATGGCATCTGAAACCTCTCCAGAGCACACTCATGGGAGCATGGAAAGGGCTGGCACTGTGGAGAACCATGGCAGCCAAGCTAGGTGCAGGAATCTTGCCTTG GATGATGAAAGTTTGAAATACTTAACTCATGAAGAACAGGATGTTCTCATGTTCTTTGAGGAAACCATAGATGCCTTAGAAGATGACTTGGAGGAGATGGCCCTGCGTGACAGTGGCATCCACTGTCAGTCCCCGAGGTCAACAGAGGAAAATGTGTCCAGTCATTCAGAGACTGAAGATATCATTGACTTGGTGCAGTCAACCCCTGAGGGCAGTGACCATGAGGGCCCTTCCAGCAGAGACACAGCACCAG TGTTGGATGCGCCTGGGAGAGCCGAGAGCCCTCAGCCGGCTGTACCTGCTGCCCTTCCTCCACTCCCCTCTGCACCGCCCCCAGCGGTGTCCGAGagccttcctcttcctcctccacccCCTGCTCCAGTGCAGCACCCGAAGCTGCTCCGTTCTGTGCCCACTCCTCTCATCGTGGCCCAGCAGATGtcggagcagcagcagggggagAGCCGGGCGCGCTTCCCCGGCGCCCTCGGTGCCGGGAACCCCGACAGGAGGAAAGGCCCGGTGGCCAACGGGGAGCATTGCCCAGCAGCCAAGCACCCTCCTGCCCCCGCCCCCAAGCTGCACCGCTTCCCCAGCAACATCAACATAACAAATGTCAGCGGCAAGGAGTTCAGCGAGACCATTTCCAAGGCGGCGGTGAACGTGCAGGAGCGGCGGGCTCAGGTGCTGGCCAACATCAATGGGGGAGCTCTTCTGGCAGCTGAACTGGAGGAGAGGCTGCACAAAAACGATTTCCTGTCACGGAACAGAAGCTCTTCCCTACGGGATCTCTCCTCTGAGCAAACTCGCTACGAAGCCCTGACCAAACTCGGCCTAGTCAAGGGAAAGCCAGCTCAGGACCAAGTGGACCATGCCCCCAGCACTCAGCAGCCTGATGTGCAGCCCAAGCAGCCAGAGGCTGTTACCAATGGATACCAAAACATCaatgagattttaaaaagcGAGCCCAgccctttccttcctatgggcAAAACTGTAACAATCAGACCAGAGGTGGCTCTTGCCACTAACAAAGTCAGCAgcccacagcagagcacagaaaaaAGTTGCAGTGATTATAAACAAGCTGGTGTAAGCCTGGACATGAGGAGGAGGTCGGGTTCTCTGCCCAGACCTCCAGGGTTTCGATCCCAAGGGATAACGGTGAAGTTTTCCGGCCGTGGCTCCACTGAAGAAGCCAGGAGAGAGGCACTCAGGAAACTGGGACTGCTGAAAGAGACTGCCTAA